In the genome of Massilibacillus massiliensis, one region contains:
- a CDS encoding precorrin-2 dehydrogenase/sirohydrochlorin ferrochelatase family protein, with amino-acid sequence MAVYPVNLNIEGKPCAVIGGGKVAYRKVKALLKAKANVTVISPMLVDELTQFVEQAAIMHSAKVYSRGDLNVYFLVICATDHSEVNQKAALEAKKAGALVNIVDDESYSDFIVPAQVSRGDLLFTVSTGGKSPALARQLRAELADTYGMEYEMYLDLVARIRSELKENLRTSQERGEFWEKAMNQNILDLLRQGKLNEAEARIKDAIGSIGSES; translated from the coding sequence CCGGTGAATCTAAATATTGAGGGTAAGCCATGTGCTGTGATTGGCGGAGGCAAGGTTGCGTATCGGAAAGTGAAGGCTTTATTAAAAGCCAAGGCGAACGTAACGGTAATAAGTCCGATGCTGGTAGATGAGTTAACGCAGTTCGTTGAGCAGGCTGCTATCATGCATAGTGCAAAGGTTTATAGCCGAGGCGATTTAAATGTTTATTTTCTTGTTATTTGTGCGACTGATCATAGCGAGGTAAATCAAAAAGCTGCTTTAGAAGCAAAAAAAGCGGGGGCGCTTGTGAATATTGTAGATGATGAAAGTTACAGCGATTTTATTGTGCCAGCACAAGTCAGTCGCGGTGATTTATTATTTACTGTGTCTACAGGTGGGAAAAGCCCTGCATTGGCAAGGCAGCTTCGAGCAGAGCTTGCAGACACCTATGGTATGGAATATGAAATGTATCTAGATCTGGTAGCAAGGATTCGTTCAGAGTTAAAAGAAAATCTTAGAACGAGCCAAGAACGTGGTGAGTTTTGGGAAAAGGCGATGAATCAGAATATACTTGATTTGCTAAGACAAGGAAAATTAAACGAGGCGGAGGCTAGAATTAAAGATGCAATTGGTAGTATTGGGTCTGAATCATAA